One window of the Enterobacter huaxiensis genome contains the following:
- the pdeR gene encoding cyclic di-GMP phosphodiesterase, with protein MMDDLEPNLLFRYMGTHSPWWRLTADSNALHLAASESTDVIQVVALDDEQADLVRQLTVITSSISMTLSLYGVDVPVHLVGRKINKKEWAGTASAWNDTPSVARDLAQGLSFAEQVVSEANSVIVILDQHGNIQRFNRLSEEYTGLKEQEVIGQNVFKLFMSRSEAAASKRNITGFFRNGSSYEVERWIKTRKGQRLFLFRNKFVHSGSGKNEIFLICSGTDITEERRAQERLRVLANTDTITGLPNRNAIHELISDAINARGETQVGVVYLDLDNFKKVNDAYGHMFGDQLLQAVALAILSCLDEGQTLARLGGDEFIVMATDTSQGSLEAMASRILTRLRQPFRIGLIEIYTGCSLGIALAPHHGNDRESVIRNADTAMYTAKENGRGKFCVFSPEMNQRVFEYLWLDTNLRKALDKDQLLIHYQPKITWRGEVRSLEALVRWQSPERGLIPPLEFISYAEESGLIVPLGRWVMLDVVRQVAKWRDKGINLRVAVNVSARQLADQTIFSDLKQALKDLNFEYCPIDVELTESCLIENEELALSVIQQFSRLGAQIHLDDFGTGYSSLSQLARFPIDAIKLDQSFVRDIHKQSISQSLVRAIVAVAQALNLQVIAEGVESAKEDAFLTKNGVNERQGFLFAKPMPAAAFERWIKRYQARNMR; from the coding sequence ATGATGGACGATCTGGAACCGAATTTGCTGTTTCGTTACATGGGCACGCACAGTCCATGGTGGCGGTTAACGGCAGACAGCAACGCATTGCATCTCGCTGCCAGCGAGAGCACGGACGTTATCCAGGTTGTGGCATTAGACGATGAGCAGGCCGATCTCGTTCGCCAGCTAACCGTCATTACTTCCAGCATCTCAATGACCCTGTCCCTGTACGGCGTTGATGTACCCGTTCATCTGGTCGGGCGCAAAATTAATAAAAAAGAGTGGGCAGGCACGGCCTCTGCGTGGAACGATACCCCTTCCGTTGCCCGCGATCTGGCGCAAGGTCTCTCCTTTGCTGAGCAGGTCGTCTCAGAGGCCAATTCCGTTATCGTCATCCTCGACCAGCACGGCAATATCCAGCGTTTCAACCGGCTGAGTGAAGAGTATACCGGGCTAAAAGAGCAGGAAGTTATCGGGCAAAACGTCTTCAAGCTATTTATGAGCCGCAGCGAAGCGGCAGCATCCAAACGCAACATTACCGGATTTTTTCGCAACGGCAGCTCTTACGAAGTCGAACGCTGGATCAAGACGCGAAAAGGACAACGCTTGTTTCTGTTCAGAAACAAGTTTGTGCACAGCGGCAGCGGCAAAAATGAAATTTTCCTTATCTGTTCAGGCACTGATATCACTGAAGAGCGCCGCGCTCAGGAGCGTCTGCGCGTGCTGGCGAATACCGACACCATTACCGGGCTGCCAAACCGAAACGCGATCCACGAACTGATTTCCGATGCGATCAATGCCAGGGGTGAAACACAGGTAGGGGTGGTTTATCTCGACCTGGACAATTTCAAAAAGGTGAACGATGCCTACGGACATATGTTCGGGGATCAGCTGCTCCAGGCCGTCGCCCTGGCTATTTTAAGCTGTCTTGATGAAGGACAGACGCTGGCCCGCCTGGGCGGAGATGAGTTTATCGTTATGGCTACCGATACCTCACAGGGATCGCTGGAGGCCATGGCGTCACGTATTCTGACCCGCTTGCGTCAACCGTTCCGTATTGGTTTGATTGAGATATACACCGGCTGCTCGTTGGGGATCGCCCTCGCGCCGCATCATGGTAACGATCGCGAGAGCGTGATTCGAAATGCCGATACCGCCATGTATACGGCGAAAGAGAACGGACGCGGGAAATTTTGCGTCTTCTCACCGGAGATGAACCAGCGGGTGTTTGAATACCTTTGGCTGGATACCAACCTGCGCAAAGCCCTGGATAAGGATCAGCTTTTAATCCACTACCAGCCGAAAATAACCTGGCGCGGCGAGGTGAGGAGTCTTGAAGCGCTGGTGCGCTGGCAATCTCCCGAGCGTGGCCTGATCCCTCCCCTGGAATTTATCTCCTACGCAGAAGAGTCGGGCCTGATCGTGCCGCTTGGGCGCTGGGTGATGCTGGATGTGGTCCGTCAGGTGGCTAAATGGCGCGACAAAGGCATCAACCTTCGCGTGGCGGTTAACGTCTCAGCCCGGCAGCTGGCCGACCAGACAATTTTTAGCGACCTTAAGCAGGCGCTAAAAGACCTGAATTTTGAATACTGCCCTATCGATGTTGAATTAACGGAAAGCTGTCTCATTGAAAACGAGGAACTGGCGCTCTCTGTGATCCAGCAGTTCAGCCGCCTTGGCGCGCAAATCCACCTTGATGATTTTGGCACCGGGTATTCGTCCCTGTCGCAACTGGCCCGCTTTCCTATCGACGCCATCAAGCTCGATCAGTCTTTTGTCCGGGATATCCACAAGCAGTCTATCTCGCAGTCTCTGGTTCGTGCGATTGTCGCCGTAGCGCAGGCGCTGAATTTGCAGGTGATTGCGGAAGGCGTTGAGAGCGCTAAAGAGGACGCCTTTCTGACCAAGAATGGCGTCAACGAGCGGCAGGGTTTTCTGTTTGCTAAGCCCATGCCCGCTGCCGCGTTCGAGCGCTGGATAAAGCGCTATCAAGCCAGAAATATGCGTTAG